Proteins from a genomic interval of Ptychodera flava strain L36383 chromosome 7, AS_Pfla_20210202, whole genome shotgun sequence:
- the LOC139136421 gene encoding beta-galactoside alpha-2,6-sialyltransferase 2-like, whose protein sequence is MPSKKVILRGLLAVGMRHYGIGRSLGIGEVFELTRDAARMYDRNAVSITLGGIKVASLYILFDNCRLSDYSTIIVQYPTRSRDSGADAHDAVLRFNYAPTKGYERDVGGKTTLRVVNNKVFRQKNLRQILEKLDEDVPFVSWREGPYNANMHKWYTDGKSVFCNYAKWHYMHPSQPVHILRLETIWRLWDVVQEFSDEELSEFPLTSGFLGIHLMLHLCEEVHVYGYIPRKHERYCYYYEKCCLLCGWLLFDTHPRDPEKAVSKRLHAGKEDDILNKRIITMKGYSKYNCKKDRKHPGVK, encoded by the exons ATGCCTTCCAAGAAAGTTATCCTCCGTGGTCTACTGGCAGTCGGCATGCGTCACTATGGCATTGGGCGATCCCTCGGTATCGGTGAAGTGTTTGAACTCACCAGAGATGCGGCCCGTATGTACGACAGGAATGCGGTGTCCATAACATTAGGCGGCATTAAAGTTGCCAGCCTGTACATTCTCTTTGATAATTGCCGACTGTCAGATTATTCAACAATAATAGTTCAGTACCCGACACGCTCACGAGATAGCGGTGCAG ATGCACACGATGCTGTGCTGCGTTTTAACTATGCACCCACAAAGGGATATGAAAGGGATGTTGGTGGCAAGACAACACTACGAGTTGTCAACAACAAGGTATTCAGGCAAAAAAATTTAAGACAAATCCTTGAAAAGTTGGATGAAGATGTTCCCTTTGTGTCTTGGAGAGAAGGCCCCTACAATGCTAATATGCACAAG TGGTACACAGATGGCAAGTCAGTCTTCTGTAATTACGCCAAGTGGCATTACATGCATCCGTCTCAACCCGTCCACATACTGCGACTTGAAACAATATGGAGACTCTGGGATGTTGTTCAAGAATTCAGCGATGAAGAGTTGAGTGAGTTTCCCCTCACATCTGGCTTTTTAG GAATTCATCTCATGTTGCACCTTTGTGAAGAGGTTCACGTGTACGGTTACATTCCACGAAAACACGAACGGTACTGTTACTACTACGAGAAATGCTGCCTGCTATGTGGATGGCTGCTCTTCGACACCCATCCAAGAGATCCTGAGAAAGCAGTTTCAAAGAGACTGCACGCTGGCAAAGAAGATGACATTCTCAATAAACGGATAATTACGATGAAAGGATACTCAAAGTATAATTGCAAGAAAGACAGAAAGCATCCTGGAGTGAAATAG
- the LOC139136422 gene encoding uncharacterized protein, with protein MVLKTILVESDGKAKRQSYVVDPQSVATIARPLSNPQYPAPTAPLRGLDFAGGPSTLLMPMQQSEEPRRRQPIRIVDDRDAWICTDFILSGCGKGSRCEKHHCPMPYQWVLDYDDDVQPLAFTGEVNTSLEEAFCDVTKTGITVQGRFCNAPPPDMDAIGEINVNFDGMFARYTKWTEVAGDFQDLQETFVGIRRLSTPSYAIDHSSAMDSNLTTSWKWYWQDNGNTWVPYSNNSAVSVL; from the exons ATGGttctgaaaacaattctcgtgGAGTCCGATGGGAAGGCGAAGAGACAGAGCTACGTCGTCGACCCACAAAGCGTAGCCACGATAGCACGCCCACTTTCAAACCCTCAATATCCGGCTCCAACTGCTCCTCTCCGGGGTTTGGATTTCGCTGGGGGACCGAGTACACTCCTTATGCCAATGCAGCAGTCAGAAGAACCCCGGAGAAGACAACCTATTCGCATCGTCGATGACAGAGACGCCTGGATATGTACCGACTTCATTCTATCAGGCTGCGGCAAGGGAAGCAGGTGTGAGAAACACCATTGCCCTATGCCGTACCAGTGGGTGTTAGACTACGACGACGACGTACAACCATTGGCATTCACTGGAGAAGTCAACACATCGCTGGAAGAAGCCTTCTGTGACGTCACCAAGACTGGAATAACCGTACAGGGAAG ATTTTGCAACGCTCCGCCGCCggacatggacgctattggcgAGATTAACGTCAACTTCGACGGTATGTTTGCCAGGTATACAAAATGGACCGAGGTGGCAGGGGACTTTCAGGACCTCCAAGAGACGTTCGTCGGGATCCGTCGACTTTCAACGCCGTCCTACGCCATCGATCACAGCAGCGCCATGGACAGTAACCTCACTACCTCGTGGAAGTGGTACTGGCAAGATAATGGGAACACATGGGTGCCGTACAGCAACAACAGCGCGGTTAGTGTGCTCTAG